A region of the Candoia aspera isolate rCanAsp1 chromosome 18, rCanAsp1.hap2, whole genome shotgun sequence genome:
GGGTAAAAAACGCTCGGTCCAGCAAACAGCTCCCCCTGGTGGCCCGAACAAGAGCCTGGCCCTGACCCTAGGAGGACATGCCGTCCAGCCTCGAGGCGAGAAATACCCACAGAGGCGCAAGAGGAGGTCCTCCTTCGGGGAGCCAGTCCCAGGGCTGCACCCCTCAAACCAAACACAGACCTGAGGCCCCCCCAAGCAGCTTTCTGAGCAAGCTTCCCTTGCCCCCGTGCCCCTTAAACTGAGCCCCCGATGGGACATCCCACTGAGTCGGTAGGTCCCACCCACCAGCATCCCACGTCGGTGCCTTCTGGGTGCATACCGGACCTGGGCCCCAGGCAGAAGAGAGAGGTACCAGCCAGAGGCCGGGGGGGCGGCCTTACCGGTCAAGGATCGGCTTCTCTTGCTCCTCTTCGGGGCTGGCGCTGCCCAGAATCCGCTTCCTGGCCTCCGCGTATTCGGCCTCCCTCTGCGCCAGCGACTTCACTGGGAAGGCAGGTCGGCTGGCAGAGTTGGGGTTACTCAGCACCCCGTTGCTCGTGGGCCGCTTTAAGATCCGAATCTGTGGCGGTGGGCCCGAAGGAAGGCTGTCGTCCTGAATCACGATCGGCACTTTGGGCGGGGACTTGGACTTCCTGCTATAAGAAGGGAGAGGGAAAGCGTTGCTTTGTGCCGTTGGGCAAAAGAGCTCACCCAACCCTCCACACTAAGTCCCTCTGCCTGTGCGCCGAGAGGCAGGGCAGGAGTCGCCAAGCCTGCTCTCTCATTTGCCCATCCAGCTCTCCTCCTCCTAATCGGAACAGGCAGGGTTCTGGGTTCAGCTAGCGGCAAGTCCATAAAAAAGATGATGCAAATGCCCCCGTTTTTCCAGCCAGCACCAGCAAGAGCATGGCGGAACGACTGAACAGTCTTACCTTTCCTTCTGGgtgattttcagtttcttttccagTCGCCTATCTATCTCCTGCAAAGCAACATCACTCAGTCAAATCCCATTCcttgctttgcacagccctctCTGGACCATGCCGGACAGGTCAGGCACCTGGTGGTACCAAGTG
Encoded here:
- the SZRD1 gene encoding SUZ domain-containing protein 1 isoform X4; its protein translation is MEDEEVAESWEEAADSGEIDRRLEKKLKITQKESRKSKSPPKVPIVIQDDSLPSGPPPQIRILKRPTSNGVLSNPNSASRPAFPVKSLAQREAEYAEARKRILGSASPEEEQEKPILDRPTRISQPEDSRQPSNVIRQPLGPDGSQGFKQRR
- the SZRD1 gene encoding SUZ domain-containing protein 1 isoform X1; amino-acid sequence: MEDEEVAESWEEAADSGEIDRRLEKKLKITQKERKSKSPPKVPIVIQDDSLPSGPPPQIRILKRPTSNGVLSNPNSASRPAFPVKSLAQREAEYAEARKRILGSASPEEEQEKPILDRPTRISQPEDSRQPSNVIRQPLGPDGSQGFKQRR
- the SZRD1 gene encoding SUZ domain-containing protein 1 isoform X3, translating into MEIDRRLEKKLKITQKERKSKSPPKVPIVIQDDSLPSGPPPQIRILKRPTSNGVLSNPNSASRPAFPVKSLAQREAEYAEARKRILGSASPEEEQEKPILDRPTRISQPEDSRQPSNVIRQPLGPDGSQGFKQRR
- the SZRD1 gene encoding SUZ domain-containing protein 1 isoform X2 → MEIDRRLEKKLKITQKESRKSKSPPKVPIVIQDDSLPSGPPPQIRILKRPTSNGVLSNPNSASRPAFPVKSLAQREAEYAEARKRILGSASPEEEQEKPILDRPTRISQPEDSRQPSNVIRQPLGPDGSQGFKQRR